From Spartinivicinus ruber, the proteins below share one genomic window:
- a CDS encoding lipopolysaccharide biosynthesis protein → MEKTFIQKAKTALFWTATARFGAQLFSWASTFLVIRYINPTAYGIISLAEISFSLFVLISSTGLAESLIQAKELSKNQIRNLLGFYIVACAAIFLVHLAIARPLAEYFSEPALFQVLIVLSFTFLLIPWIALPSALLSREMDFKKKSIADLIASVLSAIIALTLAINNFQHWALVASMIFMFVYQSISYCIVAKFFIVPSFKFSEIKHFLAFGGIITLTSVIWSLYTKVDILIAGRFLTTEQIGIFAVAASLSMLPMTKLIPIIGQVAFPFYSKKQQNPDEIKYYFLKSQRLGGIISFPIFFGMAATGFYALPLILGDHWTDSAIPFTLLCLVVPLRFSLNLFSPATKGIGKPKVNLANTLIMITSLAITILLFVEQGVIGLVLAWIVVTPIQFLLCTNISCKALNIRFSEFLQNLFPGFLSSTLMASVVALLYFKTVGTLSDLQIFLLAIVTGMLTYSALLLLFFKGIIRELLSFIKN, encoded by the coding sequence ATGGAAAAAACGTTTATTCAAAAAGCAAAAACAGCATTATTCTGGACTGCAACCGCAAGATTCGGAGCACAGCTATTTTCTTGGGCATCAACCTTTTTAGTTATCCGGTATATCAACCCAACCGCTTACGGTATCATTAGTCTAGCAGAAATCTCTTTTTCTCTGTTTGTTCTAATTAGCAGCACAGGGCTAGCTGAAAGCCTTATTCAGGCAAAAGAACTATCAAAAAATCAAATTCGTAATCTGTTAGGATTTTATATCGTTGCCTGTGCAGCAATTTTTTTAGTCCACCTTGCCATCGCTCGACCACTAGCAGAATACTTTTCTGAACCAGCACTTTTTCAAGTACTTATCGTTTTATCCTTTACATTTTTGCTCATACCCTGGATTGCCTTACCATCAGCCTTACTATCGAGAGAAATGGATTTTAAAAAGAAGTCCATTGCCGATTTAATCGCATCAGTGCTATCAGCAATTATTGCCCTGACCCTAGCTATTAATAACTTCCAACATTGGGCACTAGTAGCTTCTATGATTTTTATGTTTGTTTACCAGTCAATAAGCTATTGTATAGTTGCAAAGTTTTTTATAGTGCCCAGCTTCAAATTTTCTGAAATAAAACATTTTCTAGCTTTTGGCGGCATTATCACTCTAACCTCAGTCATTTGGTCACTTTACACTAAAGTTGACATCCTGATTGCGGGTCGATTTTTAACAACTGAGCAAATTGGCATATTTGCTGTAGCTGCCAGCCTTTCAATGCTACCCATGACCAAGCTGATTCCGATTATCGGCCAGGTCGCATTCCCTTTTTACTCCAAAAAACAACAAAATCCAGATGAGATTAAATACTATTTTTTAAAAAGCCAACGTTTAGGGGGGATTATCTCTTTTCCTATTTTCTTTGGGATGGCCGCTACTGGGTTTTATGCATTACCCCTTATTCTAGGAGATCACTGGACAGACTCAGCTATTCCCTTCACTCTGCTTTGTCTGGTAGTACCGCTGAGATTCTCACTGAACCTCTTCTCTCCGGCAACTAAAGGCATTGGCAAGCCAAAAGTGAATCTGGCTAATACACTCATTATGATAACAAGCTTAGCCATAACCATCCTTCTATTTGTTGAGCAAGGCGTTATAGGCTTAGTATTAGCCTGGATAGTGGTAACACCAATCCAATTTTTGCTGTGCACTAATATTTCATGTAAAGCCCTCAACATTCGGTTTAGCGAGTTTTTACAGAACTTATTTCCAGGTTTTTTATCCAGCACTCTGATGGCCTCTGTGGTTGCATTATTGTATTTCAAAACAGTGGGAACACTGTCCGATTTACAGATATTTTTACTTGCTATAGTCACTGGCATGTTGACTTATTCAGCATTATTATTGCTATTTTTTAAAGGAATAATCAGGGAACTACTGTCTTTTATAAAAAACTAA
- a CDS encoding acyltransferase family protein — MNKALSTYLDLCRFLAALIVLLAHIAMWGLVSPEIGQYLPESGRDAVVLFFILSGFVITYTVNQKQSSVKQYLIDRATRIYSVAIPVLLLTVIIDLIGLQFNPDKYQGLYQYQKLYIYIPLHFGFFGEIWTISEQPFTVIPYWSLGYEVWYYILFVPLYFFTGWKRVGFFTILFLFVGYKLWLLYPIWLLGVWLFKNIHRWKLSYLQSAILFWSPIFIYFIYKTLLWDKYLFSLADQIWVFEQLPLGSARKFISDYFVAVLAVIHLYAAKHYIISIREDITKVIRYLASFTFTLYLVHAPTIKTLEYHFNYNKNSLVSFVFIISLVAIVTFIIGSMTERKKYLYKPMITVIFHILDNWAKKIIRKDSTKNKFPV; from the coding sequence ATGAATAAAGCACTTTCTACTTATCTTGATCTATGCCGGTTTTTGGCTGCATTAATTGTCTTACTAGCCCATATTGCAATGTGGGGTTTAGTTTCTCCAGAAATAGGCCAGTACCTTCCAGAATCAGGTAGGGATGCTGTTGTATTATTTTTTATTCTTTCTGGCTTTGTTATCACCTATACAGTTAACCAAAAACAATCCTCTGTTAAACAGTATTTAATTGACAGAGCAACTCGGATTTACTCAGTAGCAATCCCCGTATTACTATTAACAGTCATCATTGATCTCATTGGTCTACAGTTCAACCCTGATAAATACCAAGGTCTTTATCAATATCAAAAGCTTTATATTTATATACCTTTACATTTTGGCTTTTTCGGCGAAATCTGGACTATTTCTGAACAACCTTTCACCGTCATCCCCTATTGGTCCTTAGGTTATGAAGTTTGGTATTACATCCTATTTGTTCCTTTATATTTCTTCACTGGTTGGAAAAGAGTAGGCTTTTTCACCATTTTATTCCTTTTTGTAGGCTATAAATTATGGTTACTTTACCCTATCTGGCTACTTGGAGTATGGTTGTTTAAAAATATTCATCGTTGGAAGCTAAGTTACCTGCAGTCTGCGATATTATTCTGGTCACCAATTTTTATTTACTTTATATATAAAACTTTGCTATGGGATAAATATCTATTCAGTTTAGCAGATCAAATTTGGGTCTTTGAACAATTACCCCTGGGAAGTGCCAGAAAATTTATTTCCGACTATTTTGTTGCTGTTTTAGCAGTTATTCATTTATATGCAGCCAAGCATTATATAATATCAATTAGAGAGGATATCACTAAAGTAATTCGCTACCTTGCATCTTTCACTTTTACCTTATATCTTGTTCATGCACCAACCATTAAAACACTAGAGTACCACTTCAACTATAACAAAAATTCTTTAGTTTCATTTGTTTTTATCATTTCACTAGTCGCAATAGTCACTTTCATTATAGGAAGCATGACCGAGCGCAAAAAATATTTATATAAACCTATGATTACCGTTATTTTTCACATATTAGATAATTGGGCAAAAAAAATCATACGAAAGGATAGTACAAAAAATAAGTTTCCTGTCTGA